In a single window of the Aridibaculum aurantiacum genome:
- a CDS encoding SIR2 family NAD-dependent protein deacylase, with translation MAKKKLVILTGAGISAESGLKTFRDTDGLWEGYDVYEVATPRGFAKNPQLVLDFYNMRRKDVAAANPNGAHIGLAELEKDFDVTIITQNIDDLHERGGSTNVLHLHGSIFEMRSVNDETKIYEIKEDINLGDLAEDGGQLRPNIVWFEEPVPMIEVAVEVVRKADLFAVIGTSLVVYPAAGLVNYAPYEIPKFIVDKSIPYTQSLYNLTAIEKPATEGVKELQQVLQQYV, from the coding sequence ATGGCGAAAAAGAAACTGGTAATACTTACAGGTGCAGGCATAAGCGCCGAAAGTGGATTAAAGACATTTAGAGATACGGACGGGCTTTGGGAAGGATATGATGTGTACGAGGTAGCTACCCCACGCGGTTTTGCCAAGAACCCGCAGTTGGTGCTCGACTTCTATAACATGCGCCGAAAAGATGTAGCTGCGGCCAATCCCAATGGTGCGCATATTGGTCTGGCTGAATTGGAAAAGGATTTTGATGTTACCATTATCACACAAAATATAGATGACCTGCACGAACGCGGTGGAAGTACGAATGTGCTGCACCTGCATGGATCCATATTTGAAATGCGGAGCGTGAATGATGAAACAAAGATCTACGAGATAAAGGAGGACATTAACCTGGGAGATCTTGCGGAAGATGGTGGCCAGCTTCGTCCCAATATTGTTTGGTTTGAAGAACCTGTACCCATGATAGAAGTAGCAGTAGAAGTAGTTCGTAAAGCTGATCTGTTTGCTGTCATTGGCACTTCACTGGTGGTATATCCCGCAGCGGGGTTGGTGAATTATGCTCCTTATGAAATTCCAAAGTTCATCGTCGATAAGAGCATTCCGTACACGCAGTCGCTATACAATCTTACTGCTATAGAAAAACCCGCTACAGAAGGTGTAAAGGAATTGCAGCAAGTGTTGCAACAGTATGTTTGA
- a CDS encoding glycoside hydrolase family 28 protein encodes MKKTFLFVLMFMALGAIAQEKKIKTPADYIKAAPFKMPAVTPPVFPNRSVSITAHGAKGDGQFLNTQAFANAIAAASKAGGGRVVVPAGLWLTGPIELKSNIDLNVERGGIILFTKDLTQYPIIKASSSSSTFTPASPIYGYDLTNVAITGQGIIDGSGEAWRPVKKSKLTASEWKALVATGGVLSPKGDIWWPSQEAMNGEAYLKKLKAEKPKATAEDYIPARTFLRPHMVYLVNCKNVLVDQVTLRNAPKFVFYPSRCENLIISNATIYNDWNAQNGDGIDISASKNVLIYNTTVSCGDDAICMKSSRGKSDSENDFQLENVVIEDCTVYTGHGGFVIGSNTDGNMRNISVRNCNFIGTDIGIRVKSNAGRGGIVKDIFIDGIYMANIKHEAISFDTYYEDVPAGKSSDSVKTTAQDKVPEFKDFHISNVFVNGAKTAIYINGLSYMPVHDLHFTNMTIAAEKGLDTKFARDLKFNNVRIIPAKGEAFDVKWVNEK; translated from the coding sequence ATGAAAAAAACGTTCTTGTTTGTCTTGATGTTCATGGCTTTAGGAGCCATTGCACAGGAGAAAAAGATTAAAACTCCAGCCGATTACATCAAAGCGGCACCTTTTAAAATGCCTGCGGTTACACCGCCTGTTTTTCCTAATCGTTCTGTTTCGATCACAGCTCATGGAGCTAAAGGTGACGGCCAGTTTCTGAACACCCAAGCTTTTGCCAATGCCATTGCGGCAGCAAGCAAAGCCGGCGGTGGTCGTGTGGTCGTTCCTGCAGGTCTTTGGCTCACTGGCCCTATTGAGTTGAAAAGCAATATCGATCTGAACGTAGAGCGGGGAGGTATCATCCTGTTCACAAAAGACCTTACACAATACCCGATCATCAAAGCATCTTCCTCTAGCAGCACTTTTACACCTGCGTCACCTATTTATGGATACGATCTTACCAACGTTGCCATTACCGGACAGGGTATCATTGATGGATCTGGCGAGGCTTGGAGACCTGTGAAGAAAAGCAAGTTGACCGCTTCTGAATGGAAAGCACTGGTTGCAACGGGTGGTGTTTTAAGTCCTAAAGGAGATATTTGGTGGCCAAGCCAGGAAGCTATGAATGGCGAGGCTTACCTAAAAAAATTGAAAGCTGAAAAGCCTAAAGCAACAGCTGAGGATTATATTCCTGCACGAACTTTCCTGCGTCCTCACATGGTTTATTTGGTTAATTGTAAAAATGTCCTCGTGGACCAGGTCACGCTGCGCAATGCGCCAAAGTTCGTGTTTTACCCAAGCCGTTGCGAAAACCTGATCATCAGCAATGCAACCATCTATAACGACTGGAACGCACAGAATGGTGATGGAATAGACATCAGTGCAAGTAAGAATGTGCTTATCTACAATACCACTGTAAGCTGCGGCGATGATGCAATTTGTATGAAGTCGAGCCGTGGTAAAAGCGATAGCGAGAATGATTTTCAACTGGAGAACGTAGTGATTGAAGATTGTACAGTGTACACCGGTCATGGTGGATTTGTGATTGGTAGCAACACCGATGGAAATATGCGTAACATTTCTGTTCGTAATTGCAACTTCATTGGTACCGATATAGGTATCCGTGTTAAGAGCAATGCAGGTAGGGGAGGTATAGTAAAAGATATTTTCATTGATGGTATCTACATGGCAAACATCAAGCATGAAGCTATTTCGTTTGATACCTATTATGAAGATGTTCCTGCTGGTAAATCATCTGATAGCGTGAAAACAACTGCCCAGGACAAAGTGCCTGAATTCAAAGATTTCCATATCAGCAATGTTTTTGTGAACGGAGCTAAAACGGCTATTTACATCAATGGCCTGTCTTATATGCCGGTGCACGATCTGCATTTTACCAATATGACCATTGCTGCAGAAAAAGGCCTGGATACAAAATTTGCACGCGATCTGAAGTTTAATAATGTTCGCATTATTCCTGCAAAAGGTGAGGCTTTTGACGTGAAATGGGTAAATGAGAAGTAA
- the map gene encoding type I methionyl aminopeptidase codes for MSISTETDLVGMQKASDAVACTLREMRNYAQPGMTTKQLDDYGAEILRGFGARSAPLVAYGFPGWTCISVNNEFCHGIPSNKIILQEGDLINIDVSAELNGFYSDNGGSFVLGEDVNHHQMLIDASKHILHKAIYNIKGGVRISDIGHLIETEARRRGYKVIKNLTGHGVGRSLHEEPGEIANYRDRFNLTRFKKNSVVAIETFITTASTIAETLSDGWTMVGNKGGFMAQHEHRIVVTDGKPIILTEMNGIWN; via the coding sequence ATGTCAATATCGACGGAAACGGATCTTGTGGGAATGCAGAAGGCGAGTGATGCTGTTGCATGCACTTTAAGAGAGATGAGGAACTATGCTCAACCTGGGATGACTACCAAACAATTGGATGATTACGGGGCTGAAATCCTGCGAGGCTTTGGAGCAAGATCTGCACCACTTGTAGCTTATGGCTTTCCCGGCTGGACCTGCATTAGTGTGAACAATGAATTTTGTCACGGCATTCCATCAAACAAAATTATACTACAAGAGGGCGACCTTATCAACATTGATGTTTCTGCAGAACTCAACGGATTTTATTCTGACAATGGAGGATCATTTGTACTTGGTGAAGATGTTAACCATCACCAAATGCTTATTGATGCCTCAAAGCATATTCTTCATAAGGCTATCTATAACATCAAAGGAGGTGTTCGCATATCGGATATAGGACACTTGATAGAAACAGAAGCCAGGAGACGCGGATACAAAGTGATCAAGAACCTGACAGGGCATGGAGTGGGCAGATCCTTACATGAAGAACCTGGCGAGATAGCCAATTATAGAGACCGGTTTAACCTTACAAGATTTAAAAAGAATTCTGTTGTAGCCATAGAAACTTTTATCACCACTGCATCAACTATTGCTGAAACACTTAGTGATGGTTGGACCATGGTGGGCAACAAAGGCGGCTTTATGGCGCAACATGAACACAGAATTGTAGTTACAGATGGCAAGCCAATAATTCTTACTGAAATGAACGGAATCTGGAATTGA
- a CDS encoding serine hydrolase: MILRIFLLLVSMAALQSAHSQQPKAPQFVTDSLQKYIEQGMADWDIPGLAIVIVKDGKIAWMKGYGVKDIETKEPVDENTVFMIASNSKLFTGTALAHLEYNEQVQLNDKITNFIKDFSLYDTNVTKLVTIRDMLSHRVGTKTFQGDFTFWNADLSRQSIMYRMRTMQPKGNFRQDYGYCNSCYLTASEIVPIVSGKPWEVYVYDSILLPLNMKNSFTLSNGIERHTNVAKPYTSRYTFSNTLLPYDRIDNLGPATSMASNVNDLSRWLMMQLDSGRLDGKQILPWPVLQRTRDVQIITNSRKSVNFPTYFRGYGLGVYVQDYNCRQVYYHTGGAFGFFTNLSFVPEEKLGIAILTNKDNQDFFEALRLQLLDAYLGVPYVNHSKQFLQQHLAYQKREQGEILAWQARAKAASAPASTSMYTGTYSHPTYGKLVITKQNERSLQLDFKSHNNLKATLEFMGNNEWLLTYSHKGYGIFATGFKTEKGKVQSLVVKVTDFIELDDYVFVKEK, from the coding sequence ATGATATTAAGAATTTTCCTGCTATTGGTTTCAATGGCAGCTCTGCAATCTGCCCATTCTCAACAGCCCAAAGCACCGCAATTTGTTACCGATAGTCTCCAAAAATATATTGAGCAGGGAATGGCAGATTGGGACATTCCTGGCCTGGCCATAGTGATTGTAAAAGACGGCAAAATAGCCTGGATGAAAGGCTACGGAGTAAAAGACATTGAAACAAAAGAACCTGTTGATGAGAATACAGTCTTCATGATCGCCAGCAATTCGAAGTTGTTTACAGGAACTGCTTTGGCACATCTTGAATACAACGAGCAAGTACAGTTGAACGATAAGATCACCAACTTTATCAAAGACTTTAGCCTGTACGATACCAACGTTACTAAACTGGTGACCATCAGGGATATGCTTTCGCATCGCGTTGGTACAAAAACATTCCAGGGAGATTTTACTTTCTGGAATGCAGATCTAAGCCGCCAGTCCATCATGTACCGCATGCGCACAATGCAGCCCAAAGGCAACTTCAGGCAAGACTATGGCTACTGCAATAGCTGCTACCTTACAGCCAGTGAGATTGTTCCTATTGTGTCAGGTAAGCCGTGGGAGGTATATGTTTACGATAGCATCCTTTTGCCATTGAATATGAAGAACAGCTTCACGCTCAGCAACGGCATAGAGCGGCATACCAATGTTGCAAAACCATATACTTCCCGGTACACATTCAGCAACACTTTACTTCCCTACGACCGTATCGACAACCTGGGTCCTGCAACCAGTATGGCAAGCAATGTAAATGACCTGAGCCGCTGGCTGATGATGCAGCTGGACAGCGGCAGGCTTGATGGCAAGCAAATACTTCCATGGCCTGTGCTGCAAAGGACGCGTGATGTACAGATAATAACGAACAGCAGGAAATCTGTAAACTTCCCTACCTATTTCAGAGGCTATGGACTGGGCGTTTACGTGCAGGATTACAACTGCCGGCAGGTGTATTACCACACCGGCGGAGCATTTGGTTTCTTCACCAATCTATCATTTGTTCCGGAAGAAAAGCTTGGCATTGCCATCCTTACCAACAAAGACAACCAGGATTTTTTTGAAGCACTCAGGTTACAGTTGCTGGATGCTTATTTAGGTGTTCCTTATGTAAATCATAGTAAGCAGTTTCTACAGCAGCACCTCGCATACCAAAAGCGGGAACAAGGCGAAATTTTGGCGTGGCAGGCAAGAGCCAAAGCAGCAAGCGCTCCTGCAAGTACAAGCATGTATACAGGCACATATAGCCATCCTACATATGGAAAGCTTGTTATAACCAAACAAAATGAGCGATCCTTGCAACTGGATTTTAAGAGCCACAACAATTTGAAGGCGACACTCGAGTTCATGGGAAACAATGAATGGCTACTAACCTATTCGCACAAAGGCTATGGCATCTTTGCCACCGGTTTTAAAACAGAAAAAGGAAAAGTGCAGTCGCTGGTAGTAAAGGTGACAGACTTTATTGAGCTGGATGATTATGTATTTGTAAAGGAGAAATGA
- a CDS encoding glycoside hydrolase family 28 protein, with product MKNIINLCLSLCALVCVTSCSGPSASRNNFENDPWKQLPSILKQIKAPTFKNKDYVITQYGAVGDGKTINTEAFRKAIEVCNKEGGGRVVVPVGNFLTGPIHLKSNVNLHVSKGATISFSTKPEDYLPLVFTRWEGVELMGYSPLIYAFEQNNIAITGQGTLDGMANATNWWPWKGQTQYGFVKGQPSQVDKDKRAALFKMAEDGVPVSERKFGTGSYLRPQFVQPYRCNNVLIEGVTIINSPMWILNPVLCNNVTIQGVTVTSNGPNNDGCDPESCKNVLIKDCYFNTGDDCIAIKSGRNADGRRINVPSENIIVQGCKMANGHGGVVIGSEISGGVRNVFAEDCNMSSPELDRALRIKTNTARGGVIENIYMRNVTVGQVAEQVFIATMFYEDTGNFMPVVRNIEMKNVTVQNGGKTGILLEGYKESPVTNIRLIDIKIDNVKQPYKFSNATNVTATNVIINGKKVEL from the coding sequence ATGAAAAACATTATTAACCTCTGTCTTTCTCTTTGTGCGTTGGTGTGTGTAACCAGTTGTTCTGGCCCATCTGCCTCTCGTAACAATTTTGAAAATGATCCATGGAAGCAACTTCCATCTATCTTGAAACAGATAAAGGCGCCGACGTTTAAGAATAAAGACTACGTGATTACCCAATATGGTGCAGTAGGTGATGGCAAAACAATAAATACTGAAGCATTCAGAAAGGCTATTGAAGTGTGTAACAAAGAAGGTGGCGGAAGGGTAGTGGTGCCGGTTGGAAATTTCCTTACAGGGCCTATTCACCTGAAAAGTAATGTGAACCTTCATGTAAGTAAAGGAGCTACCATTTCCTTTTCTACTAAGCCAGAGGATTACCTGCCGCTGGTGTTCACCCGTTGGGAAGGTGTAGAACTTATGGGCTATTCTCCGCTGATCTATGCATTTGAACAAAACAACATTGCCATTACCGGCCAAGGAACTTTGGATGGAATGGCCAATGCTACCAACTGGTGGCCGTGGAAAGGTCAAACGCAATATGGTTTTGTTAAAGGGCAACCAAGCCAGGTAGATAAGGATAAACGTGCTGCGCTTTTCAAAATGGCTGAAGATGGTGTACCTGTAAGTGAGCGAAAATTTGGAACCGGGTCGTACCTGCGTCCACAGTTTGTACAGCCTTACCGCTGCAATAATGTACTGATTGAAGGTGTCACCATTATCAACTCACCTATGTGGATACTGAACCCGGTGCTTTGCAACAATGTAACCATACAGGGAGTAACTGTTACCAGCAATGGACCTAACAACGATGGTTGTGATCCTGAGTCTTGTAAAAATGTGTTGATCAAAGACTGCTACTTTAATACGGGTGATGATTGTATAGCTATTAAAAGCGGTCGTAATGCAGACGGAAGGCGCATCAATGTGCCTAGCGAAAACATCATTGTCCAGGGCTGTAAGATGGCTAATGGTCATGGCGGTGTAGTTATAGGTAGTGAAATAAGTGGAGGTGTACGTAATGTGTTTGCAGAGGATTGCAACATGAGTAGTCCTGAATTGGATCGTGCATTGCGCATTAAAACGAATACTGCCAGGGGTGGAGTAATTGAAAATATATACATGCGAAACGTAACAGTAGGGCAAGTAGCAGAACAGGTGTTTATAGCTACTATGTTTTACGAAGACACCGGAAACTTTATGCCTGTTGTACGAAATATTGAAATGAAAAATGTAACGGTTCAGAATGGTGGAAAGACAGGTATTTTATTGGAAGGTTACAAAGAATCACCGGTTACCAATATACGCTTGATTGATATCAAAATAGACAATGTAAAGCAGCCGTATAAATTTTCTAACGCTACCAATGTTACAGCTACCAATGTAATTATCAATGGTAAGAAAGTGGAGCTGTAG
- a CDS encoding PH domain-containing protein, translating to MIYRSKISWGIWLPAMLLLGVLLWLMITDGVWLGLIIILLTIGFILQMIFTTTYIIENETLVVKCGFLYNKSIPIASIRKIRRTNNPISSPAASFDRIDITYNKYDHIIISPKNKAGFIAALQQINPAIDVDI from the coding sequence ATGATTTACAGGTCGAAAATAAGTTGGGGCATTTGGCTGCCGGCAATGCTACTACTGGGTGTGCTGTTATGGCTGATGATAACAGATGGTGTATGGCTTGGATTGATAATTATACTTCTTACTATAGGCTTCATTTTACAGATGATCTTTACCACCACTTATATTATAGAAAATGAAACATTGGTGGTCAAGTGCGGGTTCCTCTACAACAAGTCAATACCTATTGCATCCATACGTAAGATCAGGAGAACCAACAACCCGATCAGCTCACCTGCAGCATCATTTGACAGGATTGATATAACCTACAATAAGTATGATCACATTATAATTTCGCCAAAAAACAAAGCTGGATTTATTGCTGCTTTACAGCAAATAAATCCAGCTATTGATGTAGATATATGA
- a CDS encoding endonuclease/exonuclease/phosphatase family protein, whose translation MRKFLLAISFLWLLLTLLPLIPLQYGWIRIWSYPRLQLAVLMIITLIGWAFIRSYAKKQLVLIGLLLVAACYQLSKFIPYTPIWKPQVVATEKHDEQQRLSILFYNVLQFNKNTQALIDLARSNNPDILLLAETDEYWRSNMHPFYALYPYKVEVPQSNTYGMCLYSKLPLSGAEIKYLVEPDIPSIHTYVQLRSGQRVKMYCIHPEPPDLKKSTSDRDAELVLVAKEIGKKKEPVIVAGDLNDVAWSSTTTLFTKLSKCNDPRVGRGLYNTFNAKYPLFRWPLDHFFLSTHFKLNQIDRLPKIGSDHFPMFISVTFNPASMDENKQQQADEEDMEAASKKLKNEKAEDKE comes from the coding sequence ATGAGAAAATTCCTTTTAGCGATCTCTTTTCTTTGGCTACTTCTTACACTACTGCCGCTTATACCCTTACAATACGGCTGGATAAGGATCTGGAGTTATCCAAGGTTGCAGCTTGCTGTGTTGATGATTATTACGTTGATCGGTTGGGCATTCATTCGATCATATGCAAAGAAACAACTTGTACTCATCGGGCTGTTATTGGTTGCCGCGTGCTACCAGTTATCAAAGTTTATTCCTTATACTCCTATCTGGAAGCCACAAGTTGTAGCTACAGAAAAGCATGATGAACAACAGCGACTCTCCATCCTTTTTTACAATGTACTTCAGTTCAACAAAAACACGCAAGCACTAATTGACCTGGCTAGATCAAATAATCCCGATATTTTACTTCTTGCTGAAACGGATGAATATTGGAGAAGTAATATGCATCCGTTCTATGCATTGTATCCATATAAAGTAGAAGTGCCACAAAGCAATACGTATGGCATGTGCCTGTACAGCAAACTTCCTTTAAGTGGTGCTGAAATAAAATATTTGGTAGAACCTGATATTCCTTCCATTCATACTTATGTGCAACTAAGATCGGGTCAGCGGGTGAAGATGTATTGCATTCATCCTGAACCACCCGATCTTAAAAAATCTACCAGCGATCGCGATGCAGAACTGGTACTGGTAGCAAAAGAGATTGGTAAGAAGAAAGAACCCGTAATTGTAGCAGGAGATCTGAATGATGTAGCATGGTCATCAACCACTACCTTATTCACCAAGTTAAGCAAGTGCAATGACCCAAGAGTAGGCAGGGGACTGTATAATACATTCAATGCAAAGTACCCGCTCTTTCGCTGGCCGCTTGATCACTTCTTTCTTTCCACGCATTTTAAACTAAACCAAATTGACCGGCTACCCAAGATCGGCTCAGATCATTTCCCAATGTTTATCAGCGTCACTTTCAACCCTGCATCAATGGATGAAAACAAACAACAGCAAGCCGATGAAGAGGATATGGAGGCTGCTTCTAAAAAGTTGAAAAACGAAAAAGCAGAGGATAAAGAATAA
- a CDS encoding DNA alkylation repair protein — MNLSPRAESIYTSISTESTKLGELRKIALDIKKDHQLAMELWSTGEFFPRQLAILVMDKKLLTQDVIDKLDKDMQYHVDEERNQLMDWLFANQLSKDKKTIELMLSWEHSPSPLQRRTYWYYQARLRWVGQTPPPNTEYLLSAIEERIETEQPEVQWAMNFIAAQIGIFQPEFRDRCIALGEKTGLYKDEIVPKGCTPSYLPKFISIQVAKQAK, encoded by the coding sequence ATGAATTTATCTCCCAGGGCAGAAAGTATATATACTTCTATATCTACAGAATCCACCAAGCTTGGTGAATTACGCAAGATAGCGCTAGACATCAAGAAGGATCATCAACTGGCTATGGAACTCTGGTCTACCGGCGAGTTTTTTCCTCGCCAATTGGCTATCTTGGTCATGGACAAAAAACTGCTTACACAGGATGTGATCGATAAACTGGATAAGGACATGCAGTATCATGTAGACGAAGAAAGAAACCAGCTGATGGATTGGTTGTTCGCGAACCAGCTTTCTAAAGACAAAAAGACCATCGAACTAATGCTGTCGTGGGAACACAGTCCTTCTCCATTACAAAGAAGAACATACTGGTACTACCAGGCACGCTTAAGATGGGTTGGTCAAACCCCTCCACCAAATACTGAATACCTGCTATCAGCCATTGAAGAACGAATAGAAACCGAACAGCCGGAAGTGCAGTGGGCGATGAATTTCATTGCGGCACAGATTGGTATATTTCAACCTGAATTTAGAGACAGGTGTATCGCTCTTGGCGAGAAAACAGGATTATATAAAGATGAGATTGTTCCAAAAGGATGTACGCCTTCTTACCTGCCGAAATTCATTTCTATACAAGTAGCCAAACAAGCGAAATGA
- a CDS encoding energy transducer TonB, producing the protein MRYLILLCLLIPASVIAQKQKFEYYLYDKEWEAVKNIATADYIMQVSSIGDSLYVSRIFKGAGYLWRQESYKDADQTIAEGEFAWYDDKGRIDSSGMVHNRLKHGDWNYYDDTLGIYLSIKYEKGKELQRKDYRNKTITNATGIKTFEQAKVETDTIQSIKGYPDEKEAVFKGGSQHYRKYLEKNLKSPQNLARSGTVKMQMIINKSGKVQNLLVLQSLQLSADAEAIRVLSEMPDWVPAFQNGKNVYYQCIQHLTFNLVEL; encoded by the coding sequence ATGAGATACCTGATTTTATTGTGCCTGCTCATTCCCGCAAGTGTAATTGCACAAAAGCAAAAGTTTGAATATTACCTGTACGATAAAGAATGGGAAGCAGTTAAGAATATTGCTACTGCAGATTATATTATGCAAGTTTCGTCAATAGGTGATTCGTTGTATGTAAGCCGGATATTTAAAGGTGCTGGATATTTGTGGAGACAAGAGTCGTATAAAGATGCGGATCAAACAATAGCAGAAGGCGAGTTTGCCTGGTATGATGATAAGGGCAGGATTGACTCTTCTGGTATGGTACACAACCGGCTAAAGCATGGCGATTGGAACTATTATGATGACACCTTGGGCATTTACCTGAGCATAAAATATGAGAAGGGAAAGGAACTACAACGCAAGGATTATAGAAACAAAACAATCACCAACGCGACTGGAATAAAAACATTTGAGCAGGCGAAAGTTGAAACCGATACAATTCAGAGCATTAAAGGCTACCCAGATGAAAAGGAAGCTGTTTTTAAAGGTGGCTCCCAACACTACAGGAAATACCTGGAGAAGAACCTGAAATCGCCTCAAAACCTGGCAAGGAGTGGTACCGTAAAAATGCAGATGATCATCAATAAAAGCGGGAAGGTTCAGAACCTGTTGGTGTTACAATCGTTGCAGTTAAGTGCAGATGCAGAAGCCATACGTGTGTTGAGTGAGATGCCTGATTGGGTACCAGCATTTCAAAATGGTAAGAACGTGTACTACCAATGTATCCAGCACCTTACTTTTAATCTAGTCGAGCTGTAA
- a CDS encoding aminoglycoside 6-adenylyltransferase — protein MTIQMKFAENVVEVVKDDETIIGLAVAGSWLTNEIDEFSDLDLILVTKEKVGADKLKMLEYAKRFGHFLSGFTGEHVGEPRVFICLYDNPLLHVDIKFVTLQEFRERIETPVILLDKGEQLQRVLEQTQAKFPYPDYQWIEDRFWIWIHYTLLKIGRGEYMEAFDFFGFLRMVVCGPLLHIKNGNLPRGVRKVETQLPSEDFDKLSGTLPAYSRESLLESLQHSVNLYCQLREELFPSSVTKQLETEQKVMEYFQEITNSKDKLAAATTSL, from the coding sequence ATGACCATACAAATGAAGTTTGCAGAGAATGTTGTAGAGGTTGTAAAAGATGATGAAACCATTATAGGTTTAGCTGTTGCTGGCTCTTGGCTTACAAACGAAATCGATGAATTCTCTGACCTTGACCTTATTCTGGTAACGAAAGAAAAGGTAGGCGCAGACAAATTGAAAATGCTTGAGTATGCAAAGCGGTTTGGACATTTCCTTTCTGGTTTCACAGGTGAGCATGTAGGTGAACCGCGGGTGTTCATTTGCCTTTACGACAACCCCCTTTTGCATGTTGACATAAAGTTTGTAACGCTCCAGGAGTTTAGGGAAAGAATAGAAACGCCTGTTATCCTGCTGGATAAAGGAGAGCAACTACAGCGTGTTTTGGAACAAACTCAGGCAAAGTTTCCTTACCCCGACTACCAATGGATTGAAGATCGCTTTTGGATTTGGATTCATTACACGCTGCTGAAGATCGGGCGTGGCGAATACATGGAGGCGTTTGATTTCTTTGGCTTTCTCCGCATGGTTGTATGTGGCCCCTTGCTGCATATTAAAAACGGGAACTTGCCAAGAGGTGTGCGTAAAGTGGAGACACAATTACCTTCAGAAGACTTTGATAAATTAAGTGGAACATTGCCTGCTTATTCCAGGGAATCTCTGCTGGAAAGTTTGCAGCATTCAGTAAACTTGTACTGTCAGTTGAGGGAAGAGCTTTTTCCTTCTTCAGTCACCAAACAGCTGGAGACTGAACAAAAGGTAATGGAGTATTTCCAGGAGATCACAAATTCTAAAGATAAACTGGCTGCTGCTACAACTAGTTTGTAG